A single Cannabis sativa cultivar Pink pepper isolate KNU-18-1 chromosome 7, ASM2916894v1, whole genome shotgun sequence DNA region contains:
- the LOC115696702 gene encoding disease resistance protein RPM1-like: MAESVVTFLLKKLSSLLEDEVKLMRGFRNDVAFVKNKLDRIRAFLHSADAAEDEDEEIKVWVKQVREVAYDAEDIIDDFLYRFEHSKRHTGFYAYLSKTTQGIKNLKARRSIASQLKKIKLRVTDISEGRKRYGFKELGLGPSSGTKPCYFSELRNDARLLEDDQLVGIESQKQHLLSFLMENTSQLLVAAVVGMGGLGKTTLVNTVYGDLKVKTHFHQIQAWVTVSQSLKLDEVLKQIIQQLYEAINQPLPNEVDKSTDTHFLKTIIVHFLCNKKYLIVLDDIWDVDAWEALKVIFRNNNNGSRIIITARIALVASSSTKDLGGESLTLNPLSSKDSWALFCAKAFQGSPCPSHLEEISRNVLKRCEGLPLAIVAIGSMLATKDMNRVDEFEIVERSLQAELYGNKKLKGMQAILSLSLNDLPYHLKHCLMYLSLFPEDYLIKHNVLIRLWISEGFIEEIEGRSLEEVGHGCFNELINRSLLQVTERYLDGRVNSCRVHDILRETMLLKSKDQSFATITNKESSRRLPKSVRRLCVHEGTKIDTLRENQLSQLRSFLVFTKEINVSFSQKGSRLVKVLDCTSVPMTTFPKDITKLYHLRYLCLRDTNVSSIPPSIANLRHLETLDLKNTFVQELPKEILSLECLRHVLLYDYKNSPVMRGFKALKGIDSLSSLRKLNCVEAKLGDTEFLVSIGN; the protein is encoded by the coding sequence ATGGCAGAGAGTGTGGTAACTTTTCTACTTAAGAAACTGTCGTCGTTGTTGGAAGATGAGGTGAAACTCATGAGGGGATTTCGAAATGACGTTGCTTTTGTGAAGAATAAGTTGGATCGAATAAGAGCCTTCTTGCACTCTGCTGATGCTGCGGAAGATGAAGATGAGGAAATCAAAGTTTGGGTTAAGCAAGTTAGAGAGGTTGCTTACGATGCAGAAGACATCATCGATGATTTCTTGTATAGATTTGAGCATTCCAAGCGACATACTGGATTCTATGCTTATTTATCTAAGACAACTCAaggaataaaaaatttgaaagctCGTCGTAGTATTGCCTCCCAattgaaaaaaatcaaactcagaGTTACTGATATTTCTGAGGGGCGAAAGAGATATGGGTTCAAAGAGCTCGGGCTTGGCCCGAGCTCTGGAACTAAACCTTGTTACTTTTCTGAGCTTAGAAATGATGCGCGGTTGTTGGAAGATGATCAGCTGGTGGGAATTGAGTCACAAAAGCAACATCTTTTGAGTTTTCTTATGGAGAATACTTCTCAACTACTAGTGGCTGCAGTTGTTGGAATGGGAGGGTTGGGCAAAACCACTTTGGTGAATACAGTTTATGGTGATTTAAAAGTAAAGACCCATTTTCATCAAATCCAAGCTTGGGTTACTGTTTCGCAATCGTTGAAGCTAGATGAAGTTTTGAAGCAAATCATCCAGCAATTATATGAAGCTATTAACCAACCACTTCCTAATGAAGTTGACAAGTCCACAGACACCCACTTCCTAAAGACAATCATTGTTCATTTTCTTTGTAACAAAAAGTATTTGATTGTATTGGATGACATTTGGGATGTAGATGCATGGGAAGCATTGAAAGTTATATTTAGGAATAACAACAACGGTAGCCGAATAATTATCACAGCTCGTATTGCACTGGTGGCTTCTTCCTCTACTAAAGATCTTGGTGGTGAGAGTTTGACATTAAATCCTCTGTCTTCTAAAGATTCTTGGGCTCTGTTTTGTGCTAAAGCCTTTCAAGGTAGTCCATGTCCTTCTCATTTGGAGGAAATTTCAAGAAACGTCCTTAAAAGATGTGAAGGATTGCCTCTTGCCATTGTGGCAATAGGAAGCATGTTGGCCACAAAAGACATGAATCGAGTTGATGAATTCGAGATTGTTGAGCGTTCTCTACAAGCTGAATTGTATGGCAATAAAAAACTGAAAGGCATGCAAGCCATACTTTCACTTAGTTTAAATGATTTGCCTTACCACTTGAAGCATTGCCTCATGTATCTAAGCTTATTCCCTGAGGATTACTTGATTAAACACAATGTTTTGATTCGATTGTGGATTTCTGAAGGGTTTATAGAAGAAATTGAAGGAAGATCGTTAGAAGAAGTGGGACATGGTTGTTTCAATGAGCTTATTAATAGAAGCTTACTCCAAGTGACTGAAAGATACTTAGATGGAAGAGTTAATAGTTGTCGAGTGCACGACATTTTAAGAGAAACTATGCTTCTTAAATCAAAAGATCAAAGCTTCGCAACAATAACTAATAAAGAGAGTAGTAGAAGGCTCCCCAAAAGTGTTAGAAGACTATGTGTCCATGAAGGAACAAAAATAGATACATTACGGGAGAATCAACTATCCCAACTGCGTTCTTTTCTCGTATTCACCAAAGAAATTAAtgtttcattttctcaaaaggGGTCAAGACTTGTCAAGGTGTTGGATTGTACAAGTGTACCAATGACCACATTTCCAAAAGATATCACAAAGCTATACCATTTACGATACCTGTGTTTAAGAGACACCAATGTAAGTTCAATTCCACCTTCTATTGCTAATCTTAGACATCTTGAAACACTAGACCTCAAAAATACTTTTGTACAAGAGCTGCCTAAGGAGATTTTAAGCTTAGAGTGTTTACGGCATGTATTACTTTATGATTATAAAAATTCACCAGTAATGCGAGGTTTTAAGGCTTTAAAAGGAATAGATTCTCTTTCTTCCTTGAGAAAACTAAACTGTGTTGAGGCAAAACTTGGTGATACCGAGTTTCTAGTGTCCATAGGAAATTAA